The following proteins come from a genomic window of Acinetobacter baumannii:
- a CDS encoding TetR/AcrR family transcriptional regulator, translated as MPNLVLPTRTLYVVNKAIDLFHHRGFHLIGVDRIVKESEITKATFYNYFQSKERLIEICLMVQKEKLQEQVVAMVEYDLSTLAIDKLKKLYYLHTDLEGPYYLLFKAIFEIKNSYPIAYQTAMRYRTWLKNEIYSQLRVLNADASFTDAKLFVYMVEGTIIQLLSSDGALEREKMLDYFLNSFVRNFSPCMFTHVDASKC; from the coding sequence ATGCCAAATTTAGTTCTCCCAACACGTACCCTATACGTTGTAAATAAAGCAATTGATCTGTTTCACCACCGTGGTTTTCACCTTATTGGGGTCGACAGAATAGTGAAAGAATCAGAAATTACGAAAGCGACTTTTTATAATTACTTTCAATCAAAAGAGCGGCTTATTGAAATTTGCCTTATGGTGCAAAAAGAAAAGCTCCAAGAGCAAGTAGTCGCAATGGTCGAGTATGACTTAAGTACCCTTGCCATCGATAAACTTAAAAAGCTTTATTATTTACATACCGATTTAGAAGGGCCGTATTACTTATTATTTAAAGCTATTTTTGAGATTAAAAATAGTTATCCCATCGCCTATCAGACTGCAATGCGCTATAGAACATGGCTCAAAAATGAAATTTATAGCCAGCTTAGAGTGCTAAACGCAGATGCTTCTTTTACCGATGCCAAGCTATTTGTATATATGGTGGAGGGCACAATCATTCAGCTTTTAAGCTCAGATGGGGCACTCGAGCGGGAAAAGATGTTGGATTATTTTTTAAACTCTTTTGTTAGAAATTTTAGTCCATGTATGTTTACTCATGTCGATGCTAGCAAGTGTTAG